In Streptantibioticus cattleyicolor NRRL 8057 = DSM 46488, a genomic segment contains:
- a CDS encoding carbohydrate binding domain-containing protein has translation MRPARPVRAALTALATAAASAGLLVTGGGAAHAATPLPAHVFAPYFEAYNGDSPAALASASGAKYLTMAFIQAASKGSCTPYWNGDTGKPIASSSFGSDISAIKASGGDVIPSFGGYTADNTGTEIADSCTDVASIAAAYEKVITTYDISRIDLDTEDNSLTNSAGIDRRNKAIKQVEDWAAANGRNVQFSYTLPTTTSGLADSGLAVLRNAVSNGARIDVVNIMTFDYYDGATHEMATDTENAASGLHDQLASLYPGRSDAQLWGMIGVTEMPGIDDYGAAETFTTADATTVYNWAVGKGINTLSFWALQRDNGGCPGTGGSDTCSGVAQSQWQFSHTFEPFTGGGGPVSNDFALSAAPSAGSVAPGGTATAAIATSVTAGSAQTVALTASGAPSGVTVSLSPASVTAGGSATLTAKVASSVPAGTYPVTVTGTAPSGSHTTTYTLTVTGSSGGSGSLVNGDFETGSLAPWSCQSGGTVVTSPTHSGGHALQATATSGQTGECDQTLTLKPNTSYTLTGWVQGAYAYLGVSGGATASTWTSSTGWSKLTVPFTTGSSGTVTVYVHGWYGQGNVYADDLSLN, from the coding sequence ATGAGACCTGCCAGACCCGTACGTGCCGCACTGACCGCCCTGGCCACGGCCGCCGCCTCGGCGGGCCTGCTGGTCACCGGTGGCGGCGCCGCGCACGCCGCCACCCCGCTGCCCGCCCATGTCTTCGCCCCCTACTTCGAGGCGTACAACGGCGACAGCCCGGCCGCCCTCGCCTCGGCCTCCGGCGCCAAATACCTGACCATGGCCTTCATCCAGGCCGCCAGCAAGGGCTCGTGCACCCCCTACTGGAACGGCGACACCGGAAAACCCATCGCCTCCTCCTCGTTCGGCAGCGACATCTCCGCCATCAAGGCGTCCGGCGGTGACGTCATACCGTCCTTCGGCGGCTACACCGCGGACAACACCGGCACCGAGATCGCCGACAGCTGCACCGACGTGGCCTCCATAGCCGCCGCCTACGAGAAGGTCATCACCACCTACGACATCTCCCGCATCGACCTCGACACCGAGGACAACTCGCTGACCAACAGCGCCGGGATCGACCGCCGCAACAAGGCCATCAAGCAGGTCGAGGACTGGGCCGCCGCCAACGGACGCAACGTCCAGTTCTCCTACACCCTGCCGACCACCACCAGCGGCCTCGCCGACAGCGGACTCGCCGTGCTGCGCAACGCCGTCTCCAACGGCGCCCGCATCGACGTCGTCAACATCATGACGTTCGACTACTACGACGGCGCCACCCACGAGATGGCCACCGACACCGAGAACGCCGCCTCCGGGCTCCACGACCAGCTCGCCTCCCTCTACCCGGGCCGCAGCGACGCCCAGTTGTGGGGGATGATCGGCGTCACCGAGATGCCCGGCATCGACGACTACGGCGCGGCCGAGACGTTCACCACCGCCGACGCCACCACCGTCTACAACTGGGCCGTCGGCAAGGGCATCAACACCCTGTCGTTCTGGGCGCTCCAGCGGGACAACGGCGGCTGCCCCGGCACCGGCGGCTCGGACACCTGCTCGGGGGTCGCGCAGAGCCAGTGGCAGTTCAGCCACACCTTCGAGCCGTTCACCGGGGGCGGCGGGCCGGTCAGCAACGACTTCGCGCTGTCGGCCGCGCCGTCGGCCGGATCGGTGGCCCCCGGCGGCACCGCCACCGCGGCCATCGCCACCTCGGTGACCGCGGGCTCCGCGCAGACCGTCGCCCTGACCGCGAGCGGCGCCCCCTCCGGCGTCACCGTCTCCCTCAGCCCCGCCTCGGTCACCGCGGGCGGCAGCGCCACGCTGACCGCCAAGGTCGCCTCCTCGGTGCCGGCCGGCACCTACCCGGTCACCGTCACCGGCACGGCGCCCTCCGGCAGCCACACCACCACCTACACCCTGACCGTCACCGGCTCCTCCGGCGGCTCCGGCTCGCTGGTCAACGGTGACTTCGAGACCGGCTCCCTCGCCCCGTGGTCCTGCCAGAGCGGCGGCACCGTGGTCACCAGCCCCACGCACTCCGGCGGCCACGCCCTCCAGGCCACGGCCACCAGCGGTCAGACCGGTGAGTGCGACCAGACGCTCACCCTCAAGCCCAACACCAGCTACACCCTCACCGGCTGGGTCCAGGGCGCCTACGCCTACCTCGGGGTCAGCGGCGGCGCCACCGCCAGCACCTGGACCTCCTCCACCGGCTGGTCGAAGCTGACCGTGCCCTTCACCACCGGCTCCTCCGGCACCGTCACCGTCTACGTGCACGGCTGGTACGGCCAGGGCAACGTCTACGCCGACGACCTGTCGCTGAACTGA
- a CDS encoding cytochrome P450 → MTITHPGSTFSVPAAKSGGCPFDPPPAYQRARDEQPVTRVTLWDGSQCWLVTRHQDIREALRDRRLSSEADRPGFPFITPNRRALASDRRGNTSFIRMDDPEHARLRKMLTPDFMIKKTETLRPRIQEIVDDFLDRMIAKGAPADLVADFALPIPSLVICLLLGVDYADHEFFQERSRIMLHNNTTPEQVAEARDDLLDYLGDLAAAKRARPDDSIIGKLAARPELSHDEVASMGLLLLIAGHETTANMTALGTLALLRNPGQLAALRDDPALAPSAVEELLRYLTIVQSGVARVAKDDLEIGGETVRAGEGVLFMISAANRDPEAFPWGDDLDITQDARRHLAFGFGVHQCLGQPLARVELQVALATLVRRLPGLRLAIPFEDVRFRTDMAIYGVHELPVAW, encoded by the coding sequence ATGACCATCACCCACCCCGGCAGCACGTTCTCCGTCCCGGCCGCCAAGAGCGGCGGCTGCCCCTTCGACCCGCCCCCCGCCTACCAGCGCGCCCGCGACGAACAGCCGGTCACCCGCGTCACCTTGTGGGACGGCTCGCAGTGCTGGCTGGTCACCCGCCACCAGGACATCCGCGAGGCGCTGCGCGACCGGCGGCTCAGCTCCGAGGCCGACCGCCCCGGCTTCCCGTTCATCACCCCCAACCGCCGTGCCCTCGCCTCCGACCGGCGCGGCAACACCAGCTTCATCCGGATGGACGACCCGGAACACGCCCGGCTGCGCAAGATGCTCACCCCGGACTTCATGATCAAGAAGACCGAGACGCTCCGCCCGAGGATCCAGGAGATCGTCGACGACTTCCTGGACCGGATGATCGCCAAGGGGGCACCGGCCGACCTGGTCGCCGACTTCGCGCTGCCCATCCCGTCCCTGGTGATCTGCCTGCTGCTCGGTGTCGACTACGCCGACCACGAGTTCTTCCAGGAACGCAGCAGGATCATGCTGCACAACAACACCACCCCCGAGCAGGTCGCCGAGGCCCGCGACGACCTGCTGGACTACCTCGGCGACCTGGCCGCCGCCAAGCGCGCCCGCCCCGACGACTCCATCATCGGCAAGCTGGCCGCCCGCCCGGAACTGAGCCACGACGAAGTGGCCAGCATGGGGCTGCTGCTGCTCATCGCCGGCCACGAGACCACCGCCAACATGACGGCGCTGGGCACCCTCGCCCTGCTGCGCAACCCCGGCCAACTGGCCGCGCTGCGCGACGATCCGGCCCTGGCCCCCAGCGCCGTCGAGGAGCTGCTGCGCTACCTGACCATCGTCCAGTCGGGCGTCGCCCGGGTCGCCAAGGACGACCTGGAGATCGGCGGCGAGACCGTCCGGGCCGGCGAGGGCGTGCTGTTCATGATCTCCGCCGCCAACCGCGACCCGGAGGCGTTCCCCTGGGGGGACGACCTGGACATCACCCAGGACGCCCGCCGCCACCTCGCCTTCGGCTTCGGCGTCCACCAGTGCCTGGGCCAGCCGCTGGCCCGGGTCGAGCTCCAGGTGGCGCTGGCCACGCTGGTGCGGCGGCTGCCCGGGCTGCGGCTGGCGATCCCCTTCGAGGACGTGCGCTTCCGCACCGACATGGCCATCTACGGGGTGCACGAGCTGCCCGTCGCCTGGTGA
- a CDS encoding MarR family winged helix-turn-helix transcriptional regulator, giving the protein MSDAAAQPDTADLERVLLALSYLLTRAQEHIRTVAKADVKIGRSDVHLLMALEEGGGSCRVGDLAARLLVEASHVTRQVAQLQAQGLVERTPDPQDRRARNLTITPSGSALLTRLRRARQDSLREALDGVSASDIDATVRVLSRLIDSVARRTTE; this is encoded by the coding sequence ATGTCTGATGCCGCCGCCCAGCCCGACACGGCCGATCTCGAACGCGTCCTGTTGGCGCTGTCGTACCTGCTCACCCGGGCGCAGGAACACATACGCACGGTGGCCAAGGCGGACGTGAAGATCGGCCGCTCGGACGTGCACCTGCTGATGGCCCTGGAGGAGGGCGGCGGAAGCTGCCGCGTCGGCGACCTGGCGGCACGGCTACTGGTGGAGGCGTCCCACGTGACCCGCCAAGTGGCCCAACTCCAGGCCCAGGGCCTCGTCGAGCGGACCCCCGACCCGCAGGACCGGCGTGCCCGCAACCTCACCATCACGCCATCCGGCAGCGCCCTCCTCACCCGCCTCCGCCGCGCCCGCCAGGACTCCCTCCGCGAGGCCCTGGACGGCGTGAGCGCCTCCGACATCGACGCCACGGTACGGGTGCTCAGCCGCCTGATCGACAGCGTCGCCCGCCGCACGACGGAGTGA
- a CDS encoding chaplin: MSRIAKALMVTAAAGAAVSASAGGAFASAGAKGAAANSPGVISGNTVQIPVQVPINLCGDSIDIIGLLNPTFGNTCVNT, encoded by the coding sequence ATGTCGCGTATCGCCAAGGCCCTCATGGTCACCGCGGCGGCGGGTGCCGCAGTCTCCGCCTCGGCCGGCGGGGCCTTCGCCAGCGCCGGAGCCAAGGGGGCCGCGGCCAACTCGCCCGGTGTCATCTCCGGCAACACCGTCCAGATCCCGGTGCAGGTCCCGATCAACCTGTGCGGTGACAGCATCGACATCATCGGCCTGCTCAACCCGACCTTCGGCAACACCTGCGTCAACACCTGA
- a CDS encoding phosphoketolase family protein — protein MAVTEEDTPKTPGDARRAPLSDAGLATLDRYWRAANYLAVGQIYLLDNPLLRSGLTLDHIKPRLLGHWGTTPGLNLIYAHLNRVISTRDLDMIHITGPGHGGPATLACCWLDGSYSEVYPDVTRDADGMRRLFRQFSFPGGVPSHVAPETPGSIHEGGELGYALSHAYGAAFDNPSLVVAAIVGDGEAETGPLATGWHGNKFLDPVHDGAVLPILHLNGYKIANPTVLARLPHDELDALLRGYGHRPVYVEGDDPATVHRALAAALDDCLDEIARIQRAARREGATERPRWPMIVLRTPKGWTGPHTVDGVPVENTWRAHQVPLSGLRENPGHVRMLQEWLRSYRPDELFDEAGRPRPELLGFVPEGDRRLGSNPHTNGGRLLRGLPVPDVRDYAVEVASPGATAHEPTRVLGGVLRDVMRATADRRDFRLFGPDETASNRLQDVYQATGKGWQERMLPVDEHLARDGRVLEVLSEHNCQGWLEGYLLTGRHGLFSSYEAFIHIVTSMANQHAKWLQVSRDLPWRMPIASLNYLLTSHVWRQDHNGFSHQDPGFIDHIVNKDPRTVRVYLPPDANCLLAVASRVLGSRDRINVVAAGKQPCPDWLGIDAAVHHLDRGVSVWEWAGTDTGREPDVVLAAAGDVPTMEVMAAAWLLRRHLPKLAVRVVNVIDLMRLMPDGDHPHGLNDHGFDAVFTADKPVIFAYHGYPWLIHRLTYRRRGHDNIHVRGYMEHGTTTTPFDMVVLNNMDRYRLVMDVIDRVPGLALSAIGVRQQMKDKRNEHRAYIREHGEDMPEVREWTWS, from the coding sequence GTGGCCGTCACCGAGGAAGACACCCCGAAGACCCCGGGCGACGCGAGGCGGGCACCGCTGTCCGACGCGGGTCTGGCGACGCTGGACCGCTACTGGCGGGCGGCCAACTACCTCGCGGTGGGCCAGATCTACCTGCTCGACAACCCGCTGCTGCGATCCGGCCTCACCCTCGACCACATCAAGCCGCGACTGCTCGGCCACTGGGGCACCACCCCCGGGCTCAACCTGATCTACGCCCACCTCAACCGGGTGATCTCCACCCGCGACCTGGACATGATCCACATCACCGGCCCCGGTCACGGCGGCCCGGCCACCCTCGCCTGCTGCTGGCTGGACGGGAGTTACTCGGAGGTCTACCCGGACGTGACGCGGGACGCCGACGGCATGCGGCGGCTGTTCCGGCAGTTCTCCTTCCCCGGCGGGGTGCCCAGCCATGTGGCGCCGGAGACCCCGGGGTCCATCCACGAGGGCGGTGAGCTGGGGTACGCGCTCAGCCACGCCTACGGTGCCGCCTTCGACAACCCGTCGCTGGTGGTGGCCGCCATCGTGGGCGACGGGGAGGCCGAGACCGGCCCGCTGGCCACCGGGTGGCACGGCAACAAGTTCCTCGACCCGGTGCACGACGGCGCCGTGCTCCCCATCCTCCACCTCAACGGGTACAAGATCGCCAACCCCACCGTGCTCGCCCGGCTGCCGCACGACGAACTCGACGCGCTGCTGCGTGGTTACGGTCACCGTCCGGTGTACGTCGAGGGGGACGATCCGGCCACCGTGCACCGGGCGCTCGCCGCCGCCCTCGACGACTGCCTGGACGAGATCGCGCGGATCCAGCGGGCGGCCCGCCGGGAGGGGGCCACCGAGCGCCCCCGCTGGCCGATGATCGTGCTGCGCACGCCGAAGGGGTGGACCGGGCCGCATACGGTGGACGGGGTGCCGGTGGAGAACACCTGGCGCGCCCACCAGGTGCCGTTGTCGGGGCTGCGGGAGAACCCGGGACATGTGCGGATGCTCCAGGAGTGGCTGCGTTCCTACCGGCCCGACGAGCTGTTCGACGAGGCGGGCCGCCCCCGGCCGGAGCTGCTGGGTTTCGTCCCCGAGGGCGACCGGCGGCTGGGTTCCAACCCGCACACCAACGGCGGCCGGCTGCTGCGCGGTCTGCCCGTGCCCGACGTGCGCGACTACGCGGTGGAGGTGGCCTCGCCCGGCGCCACCGCCCACGAACCCACCCGGGTCCTCGGCGGGGTGCTGCGTGATGTGATGCGGGCCACCGCCGACCGGCGTGACTTCCGCCTGTTCGGCCCGGACGAGACCGCCTCCAACCGGCTCCAGGACGTCTACCAGGCCACCGGCAAGGGGTGGCAGGAGCGGATGCTGCCGGTGGACGAGCACCTGGCCCGCGACGGCCGGGTGCTGGAGGTGCTCTCCGAACACAACTGCCAGGGGTGGCTGGAGGGTTACCTGCTCACCGGGCGCCACGGCCTGTTCTCGTCCTACGAGGCGTTCATCCACATCGTGACCTCGATGGCCAACCAGCACGCCAAGTGGCTCCAGGTCTCCCGCGACCTGCCGTGGCGGATGCCCATCGCCTCCCTCAACTACCTGCTCACCTCCCATGTCTGGCGCCAGGACCACAACGGCTTCTCGCACCAGGACCCCGGCTTCATCGACCACATCGTCAACAAGGACCCGCGCACCGTGCGGGTGTATCTGCCGCCGGACGCCAACTGCCTGCTCGCGGTGGCCTCCCGGGTCCTCGGCAGCCGGGACCGCATCAACGTGGTGGCCGCCGGCAAGCAGCCGTGCCCGGACTGGCTTGGCATCGACGCCGCCGTCCACCACCTCGACCGCGGGGTGAGCGTGTGGGAGTGGGCGGGCACCGACACCGGACGCGAACCGGACGTGGTGCTGGCCGCCGCCGGTGACGTGCCGACGATGGAGGTGATGGCCGCCGCGTGGCTGCTGCGCCGGCATCTGCCCAAGCTCGCGGTGCGGGTGGTCAACGTCATCGACCTGATGCGGCTGATGCCGGACGGCGACCATCCGCACGGGCTGAACGACCACGGTTTCGACGCGGTGTTCACCGCCGACAAGCCGGTCATCTTCGCCTACCACGGCTATCCGTGGCTGATCCACCGGCTCACCTACCGGCGTCGCGGCCACGACAACATCCACGTACGCGGCTACATGGAACACGGCACCACCACGACCCCGTTCGACATGGTGGTGCTCAACAACATGGACCGCTACCGGCTGGTGATGGACGTCATCGACCGGGTGCCGGGGCTGGCGCTGTCGGCGATCGGGGTGCGCCAGCAGATGAAGGACAAGCGCAACGAGCACCGGGCCTACATCCGGGAGCACGGCGAGGACATGCCGGAGGTGCGGGAGTGGACCTGGTCGTGA
- a CDS encoding trypsin-like serine peptidase, translating into MRRSTVSRLLTAALPAALLTVLSLLTAPAAHAAAPPGGRARQLDAYWTAARMEAARPVPDDRRTAAAPHTDPVPPSHPFPGLPQVGTFFWTDGHNTGRFCGATVVRSPGRDLVVSAGHCLRNPDPKRDFTFVPQYHDGLKPFGVFPVDAIYLDQRYYDLGTGKGARWDFSVERLAPRADGRQVEEVTGGFDLLPYTGYNHHDVRLIGYPGFSDSHPEPLDCSSSTHKYTSTDPGAPGDFLEIACAGYIGGTSGGPFLVRDPFGYALIGVIGGYHTGGDTPDISYSPYFTADIVALYVHALRGDPPAHA; encoded by the coding sequence ATGCGCCGATCGACCGTTTCACGTCTGCTGACCGCCGCCCTCCCGGCGGCGCTGCTGACCGTCCTGTCCCTGCTGACCGCTCCCGCGGCCCACGCCGCCGCGCCGCCGGGGGGACGCGCCCGGCAACTGGACGCCTACTGGACGGCCGCCCGCATGGAGGCGGCGCGGCCGGTGCCGGACGACCGCCGCACCGCCGCGGCACCGCACACCGACCCGGTGCCGCCGAGCCACCCGTTCCCCGGACTGCCGCAGGTGGGCACCTTCTTCTGGACCGACGGCCACAACACCGGCCGGTTCTGCGGCGCCACCGTGGTCCGCAGCCCCGGCCGCGACCTGGTGGTCAGCGCCGGCCACTGCCTGCGCAACCCCGACCCCAAACGCGACTTCACCTTCGTGCCCCAGTACCACGACGGGCTCAAGCCGTTCGGGGTCTTCCCGGTCGACGCCATCTACCTCGACCAGCGCTACTACGACCTGGGCACCGGCAAGGGCGCCCGGTGGGACTTCTCCGTCGAGCGGCTGGCGCCCCGGGCCGACGGACGGCAGGTGGAGGAGGTCACCGGCGGCTTCGACCTGCTCCCCTACACCGGCTACAACCACCACGACGTGCGGCTGATCGGCTACCCCGGGTTCAGCGACAGCCACCCGGAACCGCTGGACTGCTCCTCGTCCACCCACAAGTACACCAGCACCGATCCGGGCGCCCCCGGTGACTTCCTGGAGATCGCCTGCGCCGGTTACATCGGGGGCACCTCCGGCGGGCCGTTCCTGGTGCGCGATCCGTTCGGGTACGCGCTGATCGGGGTGATCGGCGGCTACCACACCGGCGGTGACACCCCGGACATCTCCTACAGCCCCTACTTCACCGCCGACATCGTCGCGCTGTACGTGCACGCGCTGCGCGGGGACCCGCCCGCGCACGCCTGA
- a CDS encoding sensor histidine kinase, translating to MSAPPTNAELPGAFRPAGLGAACAGCGAALLGAFAWVATVLVRAGAPRTAGVPFASLGVEILLAVGFALSGTVSLAHRRGSAVGRLLLAAACAKLLPHAAAVLATAAGAGPGLDAPLAVATAAGDITMVFALFALPLWLPGGRLPGRRWGVALAVAVAAWSVLQQFYDGATEHAWYGVPNPLTRAPWAALAGTLTPWLGAGALDVVPPLVVAVTLGTMAVRWPRCPKGERPKGALLLPYLLWIVVIFFGFYLGLRGTPARALYYADAAVWPLALGYAFARDRSWHLSRSARRALSVILLTTALVALGSALALALSLTLPGARTPGALALACAALLIGVALRSSARWAARVVDRFYYGERAHPYQVVRELAERLGRAVSPREAPELLCGTVVGTLRLAAARVTVATSEGARVAAGSGGAPAAGWTAFPLVYEGAVIGTLLAAPRPGEPVLDEQDRDLLRFLAGQAAPAIASLRLYEELQASRERLVVAREEARRRLRHDLHDGLGPALSGLRLQVDTVRAAVPEGTEVAGALVAVSDGIADAVRELRRITDGLAPGALDREGLTEALRQVARGLCGGALRTGCVFRPDPLPPLPPAVEVAVYRIAAEALHNVVRHAGAATARLTVAVAGATVAVEVADDGDGLPGAAGRGRGLGLRSMAERAEELGGSLELSPGPAGRGTTVRAVLPLASGGGEPHQVVTGAPCPWDTAGPTMVTVARQAWPDLRT from the coding sequence ATGAGCGCACCCCCGACCAACGCGGAACTGCCGGGCGCCTTCCGCCCGGCCGGACTCGGCGCGGCCTGCGCGGGCTGCGGCGCCGCCCTGCTGGGCGCCTTCGCCTGGGTGGCCACGGTGCTGGTGCGCGCCGGGGCGCCGCGGACGGCCGGGGTGCCGTTCGCCTCGCTGGGGGTGGAGATCCTGCTGGCGGTCGGCTTCGCGCTCTCCGGCACCGTGAGCCTGGCGCACCGGCGGGGCAGCGCGGTGGGGCGGCTGCTGCTCGCCGCGGCCTGCGCCAAGCTGCTGCCGCACGCCGCCGCGGTGCTGGCGACCGCCGCCGGGGCCGGCCCCGGGCTCGACGCGCCGCTGGCGGTGGCCACCGCGGCCGGGGACATCACCATGGTCTTCGCGCTCTTCGCGCTGCCGCTGTGGCTGCCCGGCGGTCGGCTGCCGGGCCGCCGCTGGGGCGTGGCGCTGGCGGTGGCGGTGGCGGCGTGGAGCGTGCTCCAGCAGTTCTACGACGGCGCCACCGAACACGCCTGGTACGGGGTGCCCAACCCGCTGACCCGGGCGCCCTGGGCGGCGCTCGCCGGCACCCTGACGCCGTGGCTGGGGGCCGGCGCGCTGGACGTGGTGCCGCCGCTGGTGGTGGCGGTCACGCTGGGCACCATGGCGGTGCGCTGGCCGCGGTGTCCCAAGGGTGAACGGCCCAAGGGCGCGCTGCTGTTGCCGTATCTGCTGTGGATCGTGGTCATCTTCTTCGGCTTCTACCTCGGGTTGCGCGGCACCCCGGCGCGGGCGCTGTACTACGCGGACGCCGCGGTGTGGCCGCTGGCGCTCGGTTACGCGTTCGCCCGGGACCGTTCGTGGCACCTGAGCCGTTCGGCGCGGCGCGCGCTGTCGGTGATACTGCTGACGACGGCGCTGGTGGCGCTGGGTTCCGCGCTGGCGCTGGCGCTCTCGCTGACGCTGCCGGGGGCGCGCACCCCGGGTGCGCTGGCGCTGGCGTGCGCCGCGCTGCTGATCGGGGTGGCGCTGCGGTCCTCGGCGCGGTGGGCGGCGCGGGTGGTGGACCGTTTCTACTACGGCGAGCGCGCCCACCCGTACCAGGTGGTGCGGGAGCTGGCCGAGCGGCTGGGCCGGGCGGTGAGCCCCCGGGAGGCGCCGGAGTTGCTGTGCGGGACGGTGGTGGGCACGCTGCGGCTGGCCGCCGCCCGGGTGACGGTGGCGACCAGTGAGGGCGCGCGGGTGGCGGCCGGTTCGGGCGGGGCGCCGGCGGCGGGGTGGACGGCGTTCCCGCTGGTCTACGAGGGCGCCGTGATCGGCACGTTGCTGGCCGCGCCCCGCCCCGGCGAGCCGGTGCTGGACGAGCAGGACCGCGACCTGCTGCGGTTCCTGGCCGGTCAGGCGGCGCCGGCGATCGCCTCGCTGCGGCTGTACGAGGAGTTGCAGGCGAGCCGGGAACGGCTGGTGGTGGCCCGGGAGGAGGCGCGGCGGCGGCTGCGTCACGATCTCCACGACGGTCTCGGCCCCGCGCTGTCCGGGCTGCGCCTCCAGGTGGACACCGTGCGTGCCGCGGTCCCGGAAGGCACCGAGGTGGCCGGGGCGCTGGTGGCGGTCTCGGACGGGATCGCCGACGCCGTACGGGAGTTGCGGCGGATCACCGACGGGCTGGCCCCGGGGGCGCTGGACCGCGAGGGGCTCACCGAGGCGTTGCGTCAGGTGGCCCGTGGGTTGTGCGGGGGCGCGCTGCGCACCGGATGCGTCTTCCGCCCCGATCCGCTGCCGCCGCTGCCGCCCGCGGTGGAGGTCGCGGTCTACCGGATCGCCGCCGAGGCGCTGCACAACGTGGTGCGCCACGCCGGGGCCGCCACCGCCCGGCTGACGGTGGCGGTGGCGGGGGCGACGGTGGCGGTGGAGGTCGCCGACGACGGGGACGGGCTGCCGGGGGCGGCCGGACGGGGCCGGGGGCTGGGGCTGCGGTCGATGGCCGAGCGTGCCGAGGAGCTCGGCGGCTCGTTGGAGTTGTCACCGGGGCCGGCCGGCCGGGGCACCACGGTCCGGGCGGTGCTGCCGCTTGCGTCCGGGGGGGGTGAGCCGCACCAAGTTGTGACCGGTGCCCCGTGCCCTTGGGACACGGCCGGCCCGACCATGGTCACGGTCGCGCGCCAGGCGTGGCCGGACCTTCGGACGTGA
- a CDS encoding S53 family peptidase has protein sequence MPAIAGHGLVRAVPTPLSTEQCQAKWKIACYSPLQYRQAYGLNSLYKKGVTGKGRTIVIVDSFGSPTVQHDLDVYSKQFGLPSTKVQVVKWGKVPPFDPNNSDMTGWAGETALDVEMAHAVAPGAKIVLVETAVAETEGVTGLPEMMSAEKYLIDHGIGDVITQSFGATENTFPGFDKGDFSSIEKLRYAFKDAAKHNVTVLGSSGDGGATDSTADGKGYYKYRVNSWPSSDPLVTSIGGTQLHLDDKGNRVKPESVYNDNGAGGGGQSHVFTRPAFQNGVRSVVGARRGTPDVSMAAAVNGGAWVYSSYDPKATGWGVSGGTSEASPLFSGVIALADQYAGHRVGDINAALYALNAKSAKNPYTGIVDVKDGTNNSYAGVTGYTAVRGYDMATGVGTVDAARFVPALAAASRHH, from the coding sequence GTGCCCGCGATCGCCGGCCACGGTCTGGTCCGGGCCGTCCCGACGCCGCTGTCGACCGAGCAGTGCCAGGCCAAGTGGAAGATCGCCTGCTACTCGCCGTTGCAGTACCGGCAGGCGTACGGCCTCAACTCGCTGTACAAGAAGGGCGTCACCGGCAAGGGCCGCACGATCGTCATCGTCGACTCCTTCGGCTCGCCCACCGTCCAGCACGACCTGGACGTCTACAGCAAGCAGTTCGGCCTGCCCAGCACCAAGGTGCAGGTCGTCAAGTGGGGCAAGGTGCCGCCCTTCGACCCCAACAACTCCGACATGACCGGCTGGGCCGGGGAGACCGCGCTGGACGTGGAGATGGCGCACGCGGTCGCCCCCGGCGCCAAGATCGTGCTGGTGGAGACCGCGGTCGCGGAGACCGAGGGCGTCACCGGCCTGCCGGAGATGATGTCGGCCGAGAAGTACCTGATAGACCACGGCATAGGCGACGTCATCACGCAGAGCTTCGGCGCCACCGAGAACACCTTCCCCGGCTTCGACAAGGGCGACTTCTCCAGCATCGAGAAGCTGCGGTACGCCTTCAAGGACGCCGCCAAGCACAACGTCACCGTGCTCGGCTCCTCCGGTGACGGCGGCGCCACCGACAGCACCGCCGACGGCAAGGGCTACTACAAGTACCGCGTCAACTCCTGGCCGTCCTCCGACCCGCTGGTGACCTCCATCGGCGGCACCCAGCTCCACCTGGACGACAAGGGCAACCGCGTCAAGCCGGAGAGCGTCTACAACGACAACGGCGCGGGCGGCGGCGGCCAGTCGCACGTCTTCACCCGCCCCGCCTTCCAGAACGGCGTCCGGTCCGTGGTCGGCGCCCGCCGCGGCACCCCGGACGTGTCGATGGCCGCCGCGGTCAACGGCGGTGCCTGGGTCTACTCCAGCTACGACCCCAAGGCGACCGGCTGGGGCGTCTCCGGCGGCACCAGCGAGGCCAGCCCGCTCTTCTCCGGCGTCATCGCCCTGGCCGACCAGTACGCCGGCCACCGCGTCGGTGACATCAACGCCGCGCTGTACGCGCTGAACGCCAAGTCCGCCAAGAACCCCTACACCGGCATCGTCGACGTCAAGGACGGCACCAACAACAGCTACGCCGGCGTCACCGGCTACACCGCCGTGCGCGGCTACGACATGGCCACCGGCGTCGGCACCGTGGACGCCGCCCGCTTCGTCCCCGCCCTGGCCGCCGCCTCCCGCCATCACTGA
- a CDS encoding ferredoxin, producing the protein MTVRVSVDRDRCCGAGQCVLAVPQVFDQSEEDGLVELLTEEPAVELGPQLHQAASFCPAGAITVHDA; encoded by the coding sequence ATGACCGTGCGCGTAAGCGTCGACCGGGACCGCTGCTGCGGTGCGGGCCAGTGCGTACTGGCCGTACCGCAGGTCTTCGACCAGAGCGAGGAGGACGGGCTGGTGGAACTGCTCACCGAGGAACCCGCCGTGGAGCTCGGCCCCCAGCTCCACCAGGCGGCGAGCTTCTGCCCGGCCGGCGCCATCACCGTGCACGACGCCTGA